ACCGGAGCCACGCGCCCGCCCCGTCGACGCGCGCCGCCTCGTAGAGCGACGCGGGGATGTCCTGCAGACCCGCGAGGAAGATGACCATGTAGAAGCCGAAGTTCTTCCACACCGCGACGAGCGCGACGGCCGGCATCGCGAGCACGGGATCCTCGAGCACGTCGCCGAGCTGCACGCCCGCGCCCTGCAGCCAGTGGTTCAGGAGGCCGAGCCTCGGATCGAGCAGGTACGACCAGGCGAAGGCGGCGACGGCGAGCGACACGATGAAGGGCAGGAAGAGCGCCGTGCGGAAGAAGCCGCGGAAGGGCAGGGCCGGGCTGTTGAGCACGAGTGCGAGCGCGAGGGCGATGAGCACCGCGGTCGGCGTGAACAGCACCGTGTACCAGAGGGTGTTGAGCATCGCGTCGCGGATGTCGGGGTCGGTGAACACCCGCACGTAGTTGTCGAGGCCCACCCACTCCTCGGCCCCGAAACCGCTCGCATCCGTGAACGAGAGCCGCAGGGCCGAGAGCATCGGCCACGCGACGAACAGCCCGAGGATGACGAGGGCGGGCGCGAGGAAGCCGAGCGCCGTGAGGGTGCGGCGGCGCTCCACGCGGGCGCCGCGTCGTCCGCCGAGCGGTGCCGGCGGCCGGTAGGCGCGTGCTGCTGGTGCTGACATGACTCCCCGATCGAACGCGGGCGGCGCCGCCGTCGACGCCGCCCGCGGGTTATCGAACGTTACTGGTCGGCGAGCGCCGACTCGACCTTGCTCTGCGCCGCCTCGAGGAGGCCCGCGATGTCCTCCCCGGCCATCGCGCGCTGCGTCAGCTCGTCGAGCGCCGACAGCACATCGGTGCTGTTGACGACACCGGGCAGCAGCGGGCGCGTGAACGGGGTGAACTGCGAGAGCGCGGCGACCGTGGCGTTCTCCGAGACCGCCTCGGCGGGGATCCCGCTGCGCAGCGGAGGCCAGCCCGAGCCGAGCGACCACGCTGCGGCGTTGTCGTCGTTCAGGAAGAACGACAGGAACTGCTTCGCCGCCTCCTGCTTGCGCTCGTCGCCCTGGTCGGTGATCGAGAGCGTGAGGC
The Protaetiibacter sp. SSC-01 genome window above contains:
- a CDS encoding carbohydrate ABC transporter permease, coding for MSAPAARAYRPPAPLGGRRGARVERRRTLTALGFLAPALVILGLFVAWPMLSALRLSFTDASGFGAEEWVGLDNYVRVFTDPDIRDAMLNTLWYTVLFTPTAVLIALALALVLNSPALPFRGFFRTALFLPFIVSLAVAAFAWSYLLDPRLGLLNHWLQGAGVQLGDVLEDPVLAMPAVALVAVWKNFGFYMVIFLAGLQDIPASLYEAARVDGAGAWLRFTNVTLPLLSNTFAFVLIFALIAALQAFDQIYVMTGGGPYGSTQTIVMEIYRSGFRRLELGFASALSYVLLIATLLLSIVQFVFFGRREKDLG